The following proteins are co-located in the Microbacterium sp. Clip185 genome:
- a CDS encoding acetate uptake transporter family protein: MTSSPALRGYPFQPADPGLIGLLGFVIATLTAQLAHLGLQDENPVFWVGAAFGGVVQVTAGMLSYFIGDDFHFIVYNAFGWYWIVVPGFLLGEELGFFEVTAQARGLFSLIFAVLAVLFAVPGALHNRVLPVTLICVAGGLGLQSAGAFTGAPVLGSVGSVLLLAASALALYMLVEKFLWRTMHRHLLPLGRPWLRGEPESES; the protein is encoded by the coding sequence ATGACGTCCTCCCCCGCCCTCCGCGGCTACCCGTTCCAACCGGCCGATCCCGGCCTCATCGGGTTGCTCGGCTTCGTGATCGCCACACTGACCGCGCAGCTCGCGCATCTCGGGCTACAGGACGAGAACCCGGTGTTCTGGGTCGGGGCCGCCTTCGGCGGCGTCGTGCAGGTGACGGCCGGAATGCTGTCGTACTTCATCGGCGACGATTTCCACTTCATCGTCTACAACGCCTTCGGCTGGTACTGGATCGTCGTCCCCGGCTTCCTGCTCGGCGAGGAGCTCGGCTTCTTCGAGGTGACCGCGCAGGCGCGCGGGCTCTTCTCGCTGATCTTCGCCGTCCTGGCGGTTCTGTTCGCCGTGCCCGGAGCGCTGCACAACAGGGTGCTCCCTGTCACGCTGATCTGCGTCGCCGGCGGACTCGGCCTGCAGTCGGCAGGAGCCTTCACCGGCGCGCCGGTCCTGGGCTCCGTCGGGTCGGTGCTGCTGCTGGCCGCATCCGCGCTGGCGCTGTACATGCTCGTCGAGAAGTTCCTGTGGCGCACGATGCACCGCCACCTGCTGCCGCTCGGCCGGCCGTGGCTGCGGGGAGAGCCGGAGTCGGAGAGCTGA
- a CDS encoding lipase family protein gives MPEHVPLRRRLRVSALPGLLDAAPARVVLLIGVVVVVLGLLIVIRPLASLVLLGLYVGLSVVVSGVLELVSRRAGPTWWTRLIALMWIAGGLVILVWLGRSIELLPPTLAVLLVVGGLASVGDALARGVVSVRVLSAVWGGAQVAFGVLSLTWPDVTLLVVAVVFGVRTIVFGIGLIARGVRTRKGRAQAEARVRAAPSRRRRIIRATGRYALSLVLVASTVGGFGLNDWLREGAPVVDAFYDPPAHVPEGHGQLIRVGEYGGREPDRGVVQRILYTTRSSTGAPAVGSGMVIIPDDAPPGPRPVLLWNHGTTGVARGCAPSLADGTATKWAIPALERMLARGWVVVAPDYSGQGAPGDFPYLIGTGEARSALDAVLAAGEIEDLVLSPETVVWGHSQGGHAALWTTMLAPEYTPGIDVLGTAAFAPAADPAALASELTSGDAGAMLTVLVSWVIVPYADTYSDVRLEDYVTTGARSFIREMTQRCLSEPGVMVSALTALGLSEDTPFDTAELTSGALGRRLAENVPTGPWGTPLFIAWGTNDEVLPTKTQRDLVARLCDAGERVRAVPVAGRGHQDILQPRSGMLTSLVRWTNSLRAEVVPESVFDDCGG, from the coding sequence ATGCCCGAACACGTTCCGCTGCGCCGCCGACTGCGGGTCAGCGCTCTGCCGGGTCTGCTGGATGCGGCCCCGGCGCGGGTCGTGCTGCTCATCGGCGTCGTCGTGGTGGTGCTGGGCCTGCTCATCGTCATCCGCCCGCTCGCCTCCCTCGTGCTCCTCGGGCTGTACGTCGGGCTGAGCGTCGTCGTCTCCGGCGTGCTCGAACTCGTATCCCGGCGCGCGGGCCCGACCTGGTGGACGCGGTTGATCGCGCTCATGTGGATCGCGGGCGGGCTCGTGATCCTCGTCTGGCTTGGTCGCAGTATCGAACTGCTGCCACCGACCCTCGCCGTCCTTCTCGTCGTCGGCGGCCTAGCGTCCGTCGGCGACGCGCTGGCACGGGGCGTGGTCAGCGTCCGCGTGCTCTCGGCCGTGTGGGGCGGTGCGCAGGTCGCGTTCGGCGTGCTCTCGCTGACGTGGCCGGACGTGACCCTCCTCGTGGTGGCAGTGGTCTTCGGTGTGCGCACCATCGTGTTCGGCATCGGGCTGATCGCCCGGGGCGTCCGTACGAGGAAAGGCCGTGCGCAGGCCGAGGCCCGGGTGCGGGCGGCCCCGTCGCGGAGACGTCGGATCATCCGCGCGACGGGCCGCTATGCCCTGTCGCTCGTGCTCGTGGCCAGCACGGTGGGCGGCTTCGGTCTGAACGACTGGCTCCGCGAGGGTGCCCCCGTCGTCGACGCCTTCTACGATCCCCCCGCGCACGTCCCCGAGGGGCACGGGCAGCTCATCCGCGTTGGCGAGTACGGCGGGCGGGAACCCGATCGGGGCGTGGTGCAGCGCATCCTCTACACGACGCGATCGTCCACCGGGGCGCCGGCGGTCGGAAGCGGGATGGTGATCATTCCCGACGATGCGCCACCCGGCCCTCGGCCGGTGCTGCTGTGGAATCACGGCACGACGGGCGTGGCGCGCGGTTGTGCCCCGAGCCTCGCCGACGGCACGGCGACGAAGTGGGCGATCCCCGCCCTCGAGCGCATGCTGGCCCGCGGGTGGGTCGTGGTTGCGCCCGACTACAGCGGCCAGGGTGCACCCGGCGATTTCCCTTACCTGATCGGCACGGGCGAGGCGCGCTCTGCGCTGGATGCGGTCCTGGCCGCGGGGGAGATCGAGGATCTCGTGCTGTCTCCCGAGACGGTGGTGTGGGGGCACTCGCAGGGCGGCCACGCGGCGCTGTGGACCACCATGCTCGCTCCGGAATACACGCCGGGCATCGACGTGCTCGGAACGGCGGCGTTCGCTCCCGCCGCGGACCCCGCCGCTCTCGCGAGCGAGCTCACGTCGGGCGACGCGGGCGCGATGCTGACGGTGCTCGTCTCCTGGGTCATCGTCCCGTACGCCGACACGTACTCGGATGTGCGGCTCGAGGACTACGTGACGACAGGGGCGCGCTCCTTCATCCGGGAGATGACGCAGCGGTGCCTGAGCGAGCCAGGTGTCATGGTCTCGGCGCTGACGGCGCTGGGACTCAGTGAGGACACTCCGTTCGACACCGCCGAGCTGACCAGCGGCGCGCTCGGGCGCCGTCTGGCGGAGAACGTTCCGACGGGGCCCTGGGGGACTCCTTTGTTCATCGCCTGGGGAACCAACGACGAGGTCCTGCCGACGAAGACGCAGCGCGACCTCGTGGCGAGGCTGTGCGATGCGGGAGAGCGCGTGCGTGCGGTACCCGTGGCAGGTCGTGGGCATCAGGACATCCTGCAGCCCCGTTCGGGAATGCTGACCTCGCTCGTGCGCTGGACCAACTCGCTGCGCGCCGAAGTGGTGCCTGAGAGCGTCTTCGACGACTGCGGCGGATGA
- the ispG gene encoding flavodoxin-dependent (E)-4-hydroxy-3-methylbut-2-enyl-diphosphate synthase, whose product MPRVPEILAPRRKSRQIRVGKVLVGGDAPISVQSMTTTKTTDINATLQQIAELTASGCEIVRVAVPSQDDADVLHIIAKKSQIPVIADIHFQPKYVFQAIDAGCAAVRVNPGNIRQFDDKVGEIAKAASAAGVSLRIGVNAGSLDKRLLEKYGKATPEALMESAVWEASLFEEHDFHDFKISVKHNDPVVMVKAYRLLAERGDWPLHLGVTEAGPAFQGTIKSATAFGILLSEGIGDTIRVSLSAPPAEEVKVGHQILQSLNLRERKLEIVSCPSCGRAQVDVYTLADDVTEGLKDMTVPLRVAVMGCVVNGPGEARDADLGVASGNGKGQIFVKGEVVKTVPESEIVATLIAEANRIADEMGPDAPLGTAQVVTA is encoded by the coding sequence ATGCCGCGCGTCCCGGAAATCCTCGCCCCGCGTCGCAAGAGCCGTCAGATCCGGGTCGGCAAGGTGCTCGTCGGCGGAGATGCACCCATCAGCGTCCAGTCGATGACGACGACCAAGACGACCGACATCAACGCGACGCTGCAGCAGATCGCGGAGCTGACCGCATCCGGGTGCGAGATCGTGCGCGTCGCCGTTCCCAGCCAGGACGACGCCGATGTGCTGCACATCATCGCGAAGAAGAGTCAGATCCCGGTCATCGCCGACATCCACTTCCAGCCGAAGTACGTCTTTCAGGCGATCGACGCCGGCTGCGCCGCCGTGCGGGTGAACCCCGGAAACATCCGGCAGTTCGACGACAAGGTGGGCGAGATCGCCAAGGCCGCATCAGCGGCGGGCGTCTCCCTTCGCATCGGCGTCAATGCGGGCTCGCTCGACAAGCGTCTGCTGGAGAAGTACGGCAAGGCCACCCCCGAAGCGCTCATGGAGAGCGCCGTCTGGGAGGCATCGCTGTTCGAGGAGCACGACTTCCACGATTTCAAGATCTCGGTCAAGCACAACGACCCGGTCGTGATGGTCAAGGCATATCGGCTGCTCGCGGAGCGGGGGGACTGGCCCCTGCACCTGGGCGTCACCGAGGCGGGCCCCGCGTTCCAGGGCACGATCAAGTCGGCCACGGCCTTCGGCATCCTGCTCTCTGAGGGCATCGGCGACACCATTCGCGTGTCGCTGTCTGCGCCTCCGGCGGAGGAGGTCAAGGTCGGCCACCAGATCCTGCAGTCGCTTAATCTCCGCGAGCGCAAGCTCGAGATCGTGTCGTGCCCCTCGTGCGGCCGCGCGCAGGTCGATGTCTACACGCTCGCCGACGACGTCACCGAGGGACTGAAGGACATGACCGTGCCGCTGCGCGTCGCGGTCATGGGCTGCGTCGTCAATGGACCCGGTGAGGCGCGCGACGCCGACCTCGGCGTCGCCAGCGGCAACGGCAAGGGGCAGATCTTCGTGAAGGGCGAGGTCGTGAAGACCGTGCCCGAGAGTGAGATCGTCGCGACGCTGATCGCTGAAGCCAACCGGATCGCCGACGAGATGGGTCCCGACGCCCCCCTCGGCACCGCCCAGGTCGTCACCGCCTGA
- a CDS encoding GntR family transcriptional regulator: MPIPSQTLPPRSLLRDEVYVRLRDAIVDGTLAPDEQLRDTEIAAWLGVSRTPVREALLELGRSGLVRALPGRSTVVAPIDPQSVRDAQAVVAAMHRLAIETAIPRLTADDIERMRDANAAFTAAHAAGDVEAALAADHEFHDIAIAASGNAAVRTVLAQYEPVLQRAERVRFGSSEGHASAARHARLIELCAAGDIAGAAALAEQTWQSLTVEQPQTPDPATPEEPTA, from the coding sequence ATGCCGATTCCCTCGCAGACTCTTCCGCCTCGGTCCTTGCTGCGCGACGAGGTCTACGTGCGCCTGCGCGACGCGATCGTCGACGGCACCCTGGCGCCCGACGAGCAGCTGCGTGATACGGAGATCGCCGCGTGGCTCGGCGTGAGCCGCACACCCGTCCGAGAAGCTCTGCTGGAGCTCGGCCGTTCCGGGCTCGTCCGCGCCCTCCCCGGCCGCTCGACCGTCGTCGCACCGATCGACCCGCAGAGCGTGCGCGACGCGCAGGCGGTCGTCGCAGCGATGCACCGGCTGGCGATCGAGACGGCGATCCCGCGACTGACCGCGGACGACATCGAACGGATGCGGGACGCGAACGCCGCGTTCACCGCCGCGCACGCCGCCGGCGACGTCGAGGCGGCCCTCGCGGCCGACCACGAGTTCCACGACATCGCGATCGCCGCATCCGGCAACGCCGCGGTGCGGACGGTTCTGGCGCAGTACGAGCCCGTCCTCCAGCGCGCCGAGCGGGTGCGGTTCGGCTCGTCGGAAGGTCACGCCTCCGCGGCACGCCACGCGCGACTCATCGAGCTGTGCGCGGCCGGCGACATCGCCGGCGCCGCAGCCCTGGCCGAACAGACCTGGCAGAGCCTCACCGTCGAGCAGCCGCAGACCCCCGACCCCGCGACACCCGAGGAGCCCACCGCATGA
- a CDS encoding RNA polymerase sigma factor, whose amino-acid sequence MFDLHQGRVFRHAFRLLGDHEDAKDAVAVAFFELWRKRGSVHVVDGSVLPWLLVTVAHASRNLERSARRYRALLAKTPAERHVDAPSASDESGVLAALKKLPERERAVLVLAVLEGFSEREVAEALGIAPGTVKSRLARAKARLRDEMAEVEASWV is encoded by the coding sequence GTGTTCGACCTGCACCAGGGGCGGGTGTTCCGGCACGCGTTCCGGTTGCTGGGGGACCACGAGGATGCGAAGGATGCGGTGGCGGTGGCGTTCTTCGAGTTGTGGCGCAAGCGGGGCTCGGTGCATGTGGTGGACGGGTCCGTGTTGCCGTGGCTGCTGGTGACGGTGGCGCATGCGTCGCGGAATCTGGAGCGGTCGGCCAGGCGGTATCGGGCGCTGTTGGCGAAGACGCCGGCGGAGCGTCATGTCGATGCGCCGTCGGCATCGGATGAGAGCGGGGTGCTCGCCGCGTTGAAGAAGCTGCCGGAGCGGGAGCGGGCCGTTCTGGTGTTGGCGGTGCTGGAGGGGTTCTCGGAGCGGGAGGTCGCGGAAGCTCTGGGCATCGCGCCCGGGACGGTGAAGTCGAGGTTGGCGCGCGCGAAAGCACGCCTCCGCGACGAGATGGCCGAGGTGGAGGCGTCATGGGTGTGA
- a CDS encoding 1-aminocyclopropane-1-carboxylate deaminase, giving the protein MKLDQFPRHPLTFGPSPLQHLKRLTQHLGGAQVWAKREDVSSGLAFGGNKVRKLEYIVPDVLASGADTLVSIGGYQSNHTRAVAAVAAHLGLKARLVQEKWVPWDDPTNDKVGNILLSRMMGADSRLDDAGFDIGIRDSWRQALAEVEDAGGTPYPIPAGASEHPLGGLGFANWAFEVAEQEKQLGVFFDTIVVCTVTGSTHAGMIAGFAALEDLTGVKRRVLGIDASATLAKTRDQVGRIARATAELIELGRDLRDDEIQVLEGWAGELYGIPVDSTMEAIALGAQLEAMITDPVYEGKSLAGLIDLVGSGDIPKDSTVLYAHLGGQPAINAYHSLWS; this is encoded by the coding sequence ATGAAACTCGACCAGTTCCCCCGCCACCCGCTCACGTTCGGACCCAGCCCACTGCAGCACCTGAAGCGTCTCACCCAGCACCTCGGCGGCGCCCAGGTATGGGCGAAGCGCGAAGACGTCTCCAGTGGACTCGCCTTCGGCGGCAACAAAGTCCGCAAGCTCGAGTACATCGTCCCCGACGTGCTCGCCTCGGGAGCGGACACCCTCGTCTCGATCGGCGGCTACCAGTCGAACCACACCCGCGCGGTCGCCGCCGTCGCTGCCCACCTGGGCCTGAAGGCGCGCCTTGTGCAGGAGAAGTGGGTGCCCTGGGACGACCCCACCAACGACAAGGTCGGCAACATCCTGCTCTCACGCATGATGGGGGCCGACTCGCGGCTCGACGACGCAGGCTTCGACATCGGCATCCGCGACTCGTGGCGGCAGGCTCTCGCAGAGGTGGAGGATGCCGGCGGCACGCCGTACCCGATCCCCGCCGGCGCGTCGGAGCACCCGCTGGGCGGCCTCGGCTTCGCAAACTGGGCCTTCGAGGTGGCCGAGCAGGAGAAGCAGCTCGGCGTGTTCTTCGACACGATCGTCGTCTGCACGGTGACCGGCTCCACCCACGCGGGGATGATCGCGGGCTTCGCCGCGCTCGAGGACCTCACCGGTGTGAAGCGCCGGGTGCTCGGCATCGACGCATCCGCGACGCTCGCCAAGACGCGTGATCAGGTCGGCCGCATCGCGCGTGCGACGGCCGAGCTCATCGAGCTGGGCCGCGATCTGCGCGACGACGAGATCCAGGTGCTCGAAGGATGGGCGGGCGAGCTCTACGGCATCCCGGTCGACTCGACCATGGAGGCCATCGCGCTCGGCGCCCAGCTCGAGGCGATGATCACCGACCCCGTCTACGAGGGCAAGTCGCTCGCGGGGCTCATCGACCTCGTCGGCTCCGGCGACATCCCCAAGGACTCCACCGTGCTGTACGCGCACCTCGGCGGCCAGCCGGCGATCAACGCGTACCACTCCCTCTGGAGCTGA
- a CDS encoding DUF1206 domain-containing protein codes for MSTPRNAARRLESDPRLRTLAKAGYAATGLVHVMLGALVLAVAFGGDGDADQSGAFRALAGTPAGLVTLWAVALALLALALWHAVAAFAGAGEKSTGSRRLSEAGQALAFAVLGVIAIVVAVGGRSDGDESVKETSSGLLSIPGGPFILGAVGVGVLVAGIAFGVIGGRRSFRKKLSVPGGGMGTLVVTLGVVGYVAKGVSLATVGVLLGVAAIRVDPREAGGLDGAVRALLELPAGPLIAIAVGGGLIAYGLFCLFRARYARL; via the coding sequence ATGAGCACCCCGAGGAATGCCGCCCGACGCCTGGAGAGCGATCCGCGACTGCGCACGCTCGCGAAGGCGGGCTACGCGGCGACAGGACTCGTTCACGTGATGCTGGGTGCTCTCGTGCTCGCCGTCGCGTTCGGCGGCGACGGCGATGCCGACCAGTCCGGCGCATTCCGAGCCCTCGCGGGCACGCCGGCGGGGCTCGTCACGCTCTGGGCGGTGGCGCTCGCGCTGCTGGCGCTGGCGCTGTGGCACGCGGTGGCAGCGTTTGCGGGTGCAGGCGAGAAGAGCACGGGGAGCCGAAGACTCTCGGAGGCAGGGCAGGCCCTCGCATTCGCCGTCCTCGGCGTCATTGCGATCGTGGTCGCCGTCGGCGGCCGATCCGATGGAGACGAGAGCGTCAAGGAGACGAGCAGCGGACTCCTCTCGATCCCGGGCGGGCCGTTCATCCTCGGCGCGGTGGGGGTCGGGGTCCTCGTTGCGGGCATCGCGTTCGGCGTGATCGGCGGCAGGCGAAGCTTCCGGAAGAAGCTCTCGGTACCGGGCGGAGGAATGGGGACACTGGTGGTGACGCTCGGCGTCGTCGGCTACGTGGCAAAGGGAGTCTCGCTCGCGACGGTCGGCGTGCTGCTGGGCGTCGCCGCCATCCGCGTCGATCCGCGGGAGGCGGGTGGTCTGGACGGCGCGGTCCGTGCTCTGCTCGAGCTGCCCGCGGGTCCGCTGATCGCGATCGCTGTGGGCGGCGGACTCATCGCCTACGGCCTGTTCTGCCTGTTCCGCGCGCGGTACGCCCGCCTCTGA
- the nusA gene encoding transcription termination factor NusA, producing the protein MDIDLGLLRTVEREREIPFDELVAIIEQAILTAYAKHTSPTGELPEGARSHLDRKTGHVGVFVPVRDEEGVIVGEEESTPEDFGRIAAFAAKQVINQRLRDIADDAVLGEFRGKEGDIVAGVIQQGPNPRMVHVDLGTVEAILPPEEQVPGEEYRHGSRIRVYVTSVAKGTKGPAITVSRTHPGLVRKLFALEVPEIAAGVVEIVALAREAGHRTKMAVRTDDPSINAKGACIGELGRRVRAVTEELNGEKIDIVDYNADLATFVAHALSPAKVTSAFVLDQSTKAVRALVPDYQLSLAIGKEGQNARLAAKLTGAKIDIQPDSILES; encoded by the coding sequence GTGGATATCGATCTCGGACTGCTGCGTACCGTCGAGCGCGAGAGGGAGATCCCCTTCGACGAACTCGTCGCCATCATCGAGCAGGCGATCCTGACCGCCTACGCGAAGCACACCTCACCGACCGGCGAACTGCCCGAGGGGGCACGTTCGCACCTCGACCGCAAGACGGGCCATGTCGGAGTCTTCGTCCCCGTACGCGACGAAGAGGGCGTCATCGTCGGCGAAGAGGAGAGCACCCCGGAGGACTTCGGTCGTATCGCCGCCTTCGCCGCCAAGCAGGTCATCAACCAGCGCCTGCGCGACATCGCCGACGACGCCGTGCTGGGAGAGTTCCGCGGCAAGGAAGGCGACATCGTCGCCGGCGTCATCCAGCAGGGCCCCAACCCTCGCATGGTCCACGTCGACCTCGGCACCGTCGAGGCGATCCTGCCGCCCGAGGAGCAGGTGCCCGGCGAGGAGTACCGCCACGGTTCCCGCATCCGCGTCTACGTGACCAGCGTCGCGAAGGGGACGAAGGGGCCGGCGATCACGGTGTCGCGCACGCACCCCGGTCTGGTGCGCAAACTCTTCGCCCTCGAGGTGCCCGAGATCGCGGCGGGCGTCGTCGAGATCGTCGCGCTCGCGCGCGAGGCCGGTCACCGCACGAAGATGGCCGTGCGCACCGACGACCCTTCCATCAACGCGAAGGGCGCGTGCATCGGTGAGCTCGGCCGGCGTGTGCGCGCTGTCACCGAGGAGCTGAACGGCGAGAAGATCGACATCGTCGACTACAACGCCGATCTCGCGACCTTCGTCGCCCACGCCCTCTCACCCGCCAAGGTGACGTCCGCGTTCGTGCTGGATCAGAGCACCAAGGCTGTCCGCGCGCTCGTTCCCGACTACCAGCTCTCGCTGGCGATCGGTAAGGAGGGCCAGAACGCCCGGCTCGCCGCGAAGCTCACCGGCGCGAAGATCGACATCCAGCCCGACAGCATTCTGGAGAGCTGA
- a CDS encoding proline--tRNA ligase, whose protein sequence is MVTRLSTFFLRTLREDPSDAEVASHKLLIRAGYIRPQAAGIFAWLPLGLRVKAKIETVVREEMAAAGAQEVHFPALMPRGAYEATGRWDEYGDLLFRLQDRKGGDYLLAPTHEEAFTLLVKDLYSSYKDLPLTIYQIQDKYRDEARPRAGLLRGREFTMKDAYSFDATDAGLDASYQAQRDAYERIFQRLGLEYVIVQADAGAMGGSRSEEFLHPTPVGEDTFVRSAGGYAANVEAYTTAVPEARPIEGLPEPVVFDSPNTPTIATLVDHMNAHLDGEYTAADTLKNVVLALTHLDGSRELVVIGLPGDREVDDKRVEVAFAPAEVAPATEADFAAHPLLVKGYIGPWSPEGAVLGEESATGIRYLLDPRVVDGTSWVTGANIDQKHVHSLVAGRDFFADGTVDVANVREGDPAPDGSGPVTLARGMEIGHVFQLGRKYAEALGLKVLDENGKLVTVTMGSYGIGVTRILAIIAELNNDEKGLIWPASVAPFDVHVVAAGRDAAAFELAEQISAELESRGFDVLYDDRPKVSPGVKFGDAELVGVPRVVVVGRDAAEGLVEVWDRRTGSREKVALGEAYRLLQES, encoded by the coding sequence GTGGTCACACGTCTGTCAACCTTCTTTCTCCGCACGCTCCGCGAGGACCCCTCCGACGCCGAGGTCGCCAGCCACAAGCTGCTGATCCGCGCCGGCTACATCCGACCGCAGGCGGCGGGCATCTTCGCGTGGCTCCCGCTGGGGCTGCGCGTGAAGGCGAAGATCGAGACGGTCGTGCGCGAGGAGATGGCGGCCGCCGGCGCCCAGGAGGTCCATTTCCCGGCGCTCATGCCCCGTGGCGCGTACGAGGCGACCGGTCGTTGGGACGAGTACGGCGACCTGCTCTTCCGCCTCCAGGATCGCAAGGGCGGCGACTACCTGCTCGCTCCGACGCACGAAGAGGCCTTCACGCTGCTCGTGAAGGATCTCTACTCGTCCTACAAAGACCTCCCGCTGACGATCTACCAGATCCAGGACAAGTACCGCGACGAGGCCCGCCCTCGCGCCGGCCTGCTGCGCGGTCGCGAGTTCACGATGAAGGACGCCTACTCCTTCGACGCGACGGACGCGGGACTCGACGCGTCCTACCAGGCGCAGCGCGACGCCTACGAACGGATCTTCCAGAGGCTCGGCCTCGAGTACGTCATCGTGCAAGCGGATGCGGGCGCCATGGGCGGATCGCGTTCCGAGGAGTTCCTGCACCCCACCCCCGTCGGTGAGGACACCTTCGTGCGCTCCGCTGGAGGATACGCGGCCAATGTCGAGGCGTACACGACGGCGGTGCCCGAGGCGCGTCCGATCGAGGGGCTCCCGGAGCCGGTCGTCTTCGACTCGCCGAACACGCCGACGATCGCGACGCTCGTCGACCACATGAACGCTCACCTCGACGGCGAGTACACCGCCGCCGACACGCTCAAGAATGTCGTGCTCGCGCTCACGCACCTCGACGGTTCGCGCGAGCTCGTCGTCATCGGCCTGCCCGGTGACCGCGAGGTCGACGACAAGCGCGTCGAGGTGGCCTTCGCGCCGGCCGAGGTCGCGCCCGCCACCGAGGCGGACTTCGCCGCCCACCCGCTGCTGGTAAAGGGATACATCGGGCCCTGGTCGCCCGAGGGTGCCGTGCTCGGCGAAGAGTCGGCCACCGGCATCCGCTACCTTCTCGACCCCCGTGTGGTCGACGGCACGAGCTGGGTCACGGGCGCCAACATCGACCAGAAGCACGTGCACTCGCTCGTTGCGGGCCGTGACTTCTTCGCCGACGGCACGGTCGATGTCGCGAACGTGCGCGAAGGCGACCCGGCTCCCGACGGCTCGGGTCCGGTCACGCTCGCGCGCGGCATGGAGATCGGGCACGTCTTCCAGCTCGGCCGGAAGTACGCCGAGGCGCTCGGGCTCAAGGTGCTCGACGAGAACGGCAAGCTCGTCACCGTCACCATGGGCTCGTACGGCATCGGCGTGACCCGCATCCTCGCGATCATCGCCGAACTGAACAACGACGAGAAGGGCCTCATCTGGCCCGCGTCCGTCGCGCCGTTCGACGTGCACGTCGTGGCTGCGGGCCGGGATGCCGCGGCGTTCGAGCTCGCGGAGCAGATCAGTGCAGAGCTCGAGTCACGGGGTTTCGATGTGCTGTACGACGACCGACCCAAGGTCTCGCCGGGAGTGAAGTTCGGCGATGCCGAACTGGTCGGCGTCCCGCGCGTCGTCGTCGTCGGCCGCGATGCAGCCGAGGGGCTCGTCGAGGTGTGGGATCGTCGCACGGGCTCGCGCGAGAAGGTCGCGCTGGGCGAGGCCTACCGCCTGCTGCAGGAGAGCTGA
- a CDS encoding YlxR family protein: protein MEPVRTCVGCRTRAPRKDLLRVVCADSALVIDERGALPGRGAWVHETPECMDAALRRRAFVRALRVSGPLDTQTIEKRLNGYGHKVNGSK, encoded by the coding sequence ATGGAACCCGTACGAACGTGCGTCGGATGTCGCACGCGTGCTCCCCGAAAAGACCTCCTGCGGGTGGTCTGCGCGGATTCCGCGCTCGTCATCGACGAGCGCGGGGCGTTGCCGGGCAGAGGCGCGTGGGTCCACGAGACGCCCGAATGCATGGATGCCGCCCTGAGGCGCCGTGCGTTCGTGCGGGCATTGCGTGTGTCAGGCCCGCTTGACACGCAGACCATCGAGAAACGGCTGAACGGCTATGGACACAAAGTGAACGGCTCGAAATGA